The Deltaproteobacteria bacterium DNA segment CGGTACGCATAATGGCTGATGCAACCTTGAGGATGCCCTCTAGGAAATTTTCCAGGGAAGAATCGGTGGTCAAGATTGGCAGCGCTGGCTGAAGCCTTCGGCTGCCGATTGCTGCCGGGATGAAGTTAGAGTTGTTTCTGACAGGACAATTCTCAGGGTGTGGCTTCTTTTACCGGCAGGCAGACAAGGTCCCGCGAGTCGAAATCTGCACAGGCAGCGCATACTGGCTCAGCGTCTTCCGGAAGGCTCACCCATTTCCTGGATGAAACGCATTGATGCCGTTCCGCAAAGAGAAGATCCAGGCGTTCACAGGTTGGATAATATTTGCAGTCTTGCGGGTCTTGCTGTTTCGGCATTGGTCTATTCTCGAAAGCAACGCCTGGTTTCGAAAAGATCGTCACTCTTCCTGCCGGCTTAGTCGTTCCAGTTTGTTCTGCTAGTGACCTAGAATCTGACCTTTCAAGACCTGCTGATCTCTTTTAGAAATAGAGAGGAACTGCACGCCGATTCCAAAGCGTAGCGTCTTGTTGTCACAGCTCTTTACAGTCATCCAGACCACTCTGCCGGTTACATTCAGGGGCATGCGATTCGGGACACCGATCATCATTGAAAAGGTGTGCCCGGGTGGAAGGAACTGCTGCGAAGAGATGACAATACCAGTTGGACTGATATCTTCGGCTTCGCCTTCTATCGCACTGTGGGAAGTCAGGATGGAGACCGGCCACCTTTTTGGCCCGTCTTCGAGCTGGCAGTCAGCAACTGCCATTTCAGTATGCAAACGTATACACTCTCTGTGTCTATCCACTCTCATGCTGTTAACGTCCTCATTTCCTGATCCCATGACAATCCTATGACAATTCCTCTCGGAGCAGCTCATTTCTGCGGTGGAGGCTCAGCAAGACCTCTGCTATCTCCCCGGACAACCTCCAGGGCTCCAGACTCTGGCAGTGCGCCCGACCTCATGGCACCAGCAAGATTAGCGCCACGGGTATAAAAGTCACCGCCGCTCTTGCCAATGTCAGCTCTTGCCTGATATTGCGTGCAGCTTTCGCGTATAGTGCCCTTTGATGACTTTATGGAGTCTCGCCCTGTTCTGGGCAGA contains these protein-coding regions:
- a CDS encoding PilZ domain-containing protein produces the protein MRVDRHRECIRLHTEMAVADCQLEDGPKRWPVSILTSHSAIEGEAEDISPTGIVISSQQFLPPGHTFSMMIGVPNRMPLNVTGRVVWMTVKSCDNKTLRFGIGVQFLSISKRDQQVLKGQILGH